One Setaria viridis chromosome 5, Setaria_viridis_v4.0, whole genome shotgun sequence genomic region harbors:
- the LOC117855651 gene encoding uncharacterized protein, which produces MQGQSRLAVSGGGDISSGSEGEHEAVIRELTRGRQLTARLRDEALRALRGQGQAEATAAFILQEVSRAFTVCINIMGSPARAPPPPPETPARLSPTATELLVPRRNREDSIPREQTVTSSPHYDGYQWRKYGQKRITKTQFPRCYYRCSFHRERNCRATKQVQQCSGGDPPQYLVMYFNDHTCDTAASWEPEAAASAANPAAAMMDLSGAAGGLVARLQGARGVQEEHERQVLVSSLACVLGAQQFAHHSPPDAAGGITSGVSAAAVNVPPQRARTRDAPAPATAPAAASAPVVDDAAAEMPRLDVDVVGLDVMDYGVTGELCFGESYGLPDGGGLPF; this is translated from the exons ATGCAGGGGCAGTCCCGGCTcgcggtgagcggcggcggcgacatctcgtcggggtcggagggCGAGCACGAGGCGGTGATCCGCGAGCTGACGCGGGGGCGGCAGCTGACGGCGCGGCTGCGGGACGAGGCCCTGCGCGCGCTGCGGGGGCAGGGCCAGGCCGAGGCCACCGCCGCATTCATCCTGCAGGAGGTGTCCCGTGCCTTCACCGTCTGCATAAACATCATGGGCTCGCCAGCccgcgcccctccgccgccgccggaaacGCCCGCCCGGCTGAGCCCGACCGCCACCGAGCTCCTGGTCCCGCGCCGGAACCGGGAGGACAGCATCCCCAGAGA GCAAACGGTGACATCCTCGCCGCACTACGACGGGTACCAGTGGCGGAAGTATGGCCAGAAGAGGATCACCAAGACACAGTTCCCAAG GTGCTACTACAGGTGCAGCTTCCACCGCGAGCGCAACTGCCGGGCCACCAAGCAGGTGCAGCAGTGCAGCGGCGGCGACCCGCCCCAGTACCTCGTCATGTACTTCAACGACCACACCTGCGACACGGCCGCCAGCTGGGAGCCCgaggcggcggcatcggcggcgaACCCTGCGGCGGCGATGATGGACCTGtccggggcggccggcgggctgGTGGCGCGCCTGCAGGGTGCCCGCGGCGTCCAGGAGGAGCACGAGCGGCAGGTGCTCGTCTCGTCGCTCGCGTGCGTGCTGGGGGCCCAGCAGTTTGCCCACCACTCTCCTCCTGATGCGGCGGGGGGCATCACCAGCGGggtcagcgccgccgccgtcaacgTGCCGCCGCAGCGGGCCCGCACGCGCGACGCGCCTGCGCCTGCAACGGCCCCCGCTGCAGCTTCGGCGCCGGTCGTTGACGACGCGGCTGCGGAGATGCCGCGGCTTGACGTGGACGTGGTGGGGCTGGATGTCATGGACTACGGCGTGACGGGCGAGCTGTGCTTCGGCGAATCCTACGGCCTacctgacggcggcggcctgccGTTTTGA
- the LOC117857652 gene encoding transcription factor WRKY45-1, with amino-acid sequence MTMDTPAAVVLELMTMGQQSAAHLGDLLRTASPAASPHQELAAEILRCCGRVIDALRATASGRKRKAPEYHQEVAPPAAGAYWSPPPPGPPPKRRARGAEAVKEVTSGTTVDGFIWRKYGQKEINGHKHPRLYYRCAHKQQQGCNATRRVQRTRDHPAAYEIAYYGEHTCRGAAAAACHLQGGAPPPAVVDFGSTSWGSADASTGGSPAASMSQSQGGWSPPPSVSPSPSSEVGFEFEAQTNEWHDMATVDQLICATTPCYASDPVMEFLDGSLGWESVLLNDPLDFAGLHHIATTFQ; translated from the exons ATGACGATGGACACCCCGGCCGCCGTGGTGCTGGAGCTGATGACCATGGGGCAGCAGTCCGCGGCGCACCTCGGGGACCTGCTCCGTACCGCGtccccggcggcgtcgccgcaCCAGGAGCTCGCCGCCGAGATCCTCCGCTGCTGCGGCCGCGTCATCGACGCGCTCAGGGCCACCGCCAGCGGTCGCAAGAGGAAGGCGCCCGAGTACCACCAGGAGGTAGCGCCGCCAGCGGCAGGAGCTTAttggtctcctcctcctccggggccGCCGCCCAAAAGAAG GGCGCGTGGGGCGGAGGCCGTGAAGGAGGTGACGAGCGGGACGACGGTGGACGGCTTCATCTGGAGGAAATACGGGCAGAAGGAGATCAACGGGCACAAGCACCCGCGGCTCTACTACCGCTGCGcgcacaagcagcagcagggctGCAACGCCACCCGGCGGGTGCAGCGGACGCGGGACCACCCCGCGGCGTACGAGATCGCCTACTACGGGGAGCACACCTGTAGGGGCGCGGCCGCTGCGGCGTGCCACCTCCAgggaggcgcgccgccgcccgctgtcGTCGACTTCGGATCCACCTCCTGGGGGTCCGCCGACGCGAGcacgggcggctcgccggcggcctccaTGTCGCAGTCGCAGGGAggctggtcgccgccgccgtcggtctcgccgtcgccgtcgtcggaggTCGGGTTCGAGTTCGAGGCCCAGACGAACGAGTGGCACGACATGGCGACAGTCGACCAGCTGATTTGCGCGACGACTCCTTGCTACGCTTCTGATCCGGTGATGGAGTTCTTGGACGGGAGCCTCGGCTGGGAGTCCGTCCTCCTCAACGACCCACTTGACTTCGCCGGTCTCCATCACATTGCTACTACGTTTCAGTAG